One Desulfobacteraceae bacterium genomic window carries:
- a CDS encoding DUF370 domain-containing protein — protein sequence MEQTLLNIGFGSTAVVERVVAIVSPNSAPMKRLKDEAREDRRLIDATHGRRTRSIIIMDSNHIILSAIQAETISQRFLSLKDSQAAK from the coding sequence ATGGAACAGACCCTTTTGAATATCGGTTTTGGCAGCACCGCGGTGGTCGAACGGGTGGTGGCCATTGTTTCCCCCAACTCGGCGCCCATGAAGCGTCTGAAGGATGAGGCGCGCGAGGACCGGCGCCTGATAGACGCCACCCACGGCCGCCGGACGCGCTCGATCATCATCATGGACAGCAACCACATCATTCTTTCGGCGATTCAGGCGGAAACCATCTCCCAGCGCTTTTTGAGCCTCAAGGACTCCCAGGCGGCCAAATAG
- a CDS encoding YicC family protein, with protein sequence MINSMTAFARAEQTVEALTVGVEIRTYNSRHLDAVLRLPHGYHPLEDKIRARLSQHLARGRVELKLTLRDASEAANAFEVNLPRAAAYCDALRRLKAALDLQGEVGLELLAATPELIKPAEAARDLEADWAVIGAVIDQALETLVAMRRAEGRFLADDFRERLARIEAWLEQIAQASGGLLDHYQARLRERIAALTQGLVELDPARIAQETAFLADRSDISEEIVRARSHIQQFRAAMAAAEPGGRKLNFLLQEFGREFNTMGSKTEKASVAHLVVEVKCELEKIREQVQNVE encoded by the coding sequence ATGATTAACAGCATGACCGCCTTCGCCCGGGCCGAGCAAACCGTGGAGGCCCTGACCGTCGGCGTTGAAATTCGAACTTACAACAGCCGGCATCTGGATGCCGTCCTGCGCCTGCCCCACGGCTACCACCCGCTGGAAGACAAGATCCGCGCGCGTCTTTCGCAGCACCTGGCCCGGGGGCGGGTGGAGCTCAAACTGACCCTGCGGGATGCCTCCGAAGCCGCCAACGCCTTCGAGGTCAACCTTCCCAGGGCCGCGGCCTACTGCGATGCCCTGCGCCGGCTGAAGGCCGCCTTGGACCTGCAGGGGGAGGTCGGCCTTGAGCTCTTGGCCGCAACCCCGGAGCTGATCAAACCGGCCGAGGCGGCCCGGGATCTCGAAGCGGACTGGGCAGTGATCGGTGCCGTGATCGATCAGGCGCTGGAGACCCTGGTTGCCATGCGGCGCGCCGAAGGCCGCTTTCTGGCGGACGATTTCCGGGAGCGTCTGGCGCGCATCGAAGCCTGGCTGGAGCAGATCGCCCAGGCCTCCGGCGGCCTGCTGGACCACTATCAAGCCCGGCTGAGGGAACGGATCGCAGCCCTGACCCAGGGCCTCGTGGAACTCGACCCGGCCCGCATCGCCCAGGAGACCGCCTTTCTGGCAGACCGCAGCGACATCTCCGAGGAGATCGTGCGCGCCCGCAGCCATATTCAGCAGTTTCGCGCCGCCATGGCCGCGGCCGAGCCCGGGGGGCGCAAGCTGAATTTTCTGCTGCAGGAATTCGGCCGCGAATTCAACACCATGGGGTCCAAAACCGAAAAGGCAAGCGTCGCCCACCTGGTGGTGGAGGTTAAGTGCGAACTTGAAAAAATAAGGGAACAGGTCCAAAATGTGGAATAG
- a CDS encoding DUF4416 family protein codes for MSRPRPPAPAKLVVSLIMRERELLPQLAVALEGLFGPLETVSRWLAFDFTAYYEAEMGRPLVRRMLTFKTPVAQDHLADIKLATNDLEARHLTDGRRRVNIDPGLLVPARFVLASGKDFTHRIYLTKGIYADLTLIYTQGAFQRLPWTYPDYAGETLLGFLQQVRRRYQLEIKDD; via the coding sequence ATGAGCCGACCCCGGCCGCCGGCCCCCGCCAAACTGGTGGTCAGCCTGATCATGCGGGAAAGGGAGCTGCTGCCGCAACTGGCCGTCGCGCTGGAGGGGCTTTTCGGGCCGCTGGAGACTGTCAGCCGCTGGCTTGCCTTTGATTTTACCGCCTACTATGAAGCCGAAATGGGGCGCCCCCTGGTGCGCCGCATGCTGACCTTCAAAACCCCGGTGGCCCAGGATCACCTGGCCGACATCAAGCTCGCCACCAACGATCTCGAGGCGCGCCATCTCACCGATGGGCGGCGGCGGGTCAACATCGACCCGGGGCTGCTTGTGCCGGCGCGCTTCGTGCTCGCAAGCGGCAAAGATTTTACCCACCGGATCTATCTGACCAAAGGGATCTACGCCGATTTGACCCTGATATACACCCAGGGCGCTTTTCAGCGCCTCCCCTGGACCTACCCCGATTACGCCGGGGAAACCCTGCTGGGGTTTCTGCAACAGGTCCGCCGGCGCTATCAACTGGAAATCAAAGATGATTAA